Part of the Ornithorhynchus anatinus isolate Pmale09 chromosome 8, mOrnAna1.pri.v4, whole genome shotgun sequence genome, CCCCTTGGACACTGGCGCTGCCGTGTAAGTCTAGAGAGTCCAACCTGTGTATGATCGCCGTATGGAAGTGACTCTGTCCCACTCGCGCCCCGCCGGATGTGTTTTATGTTACATAGAAAATAAATATGCTTGTGGACGATACCCCTCTTTCCTTTATTCGCCGTCAGATTCAAGGGCCGGGAAAAATAAATATTGCGATATTACATAAACAAGGTGTACAGACGGATATACACTCGCACGCTTCCTCACGCATATGTTTACATTATATCCGCTCTCTATATACAAACAGATCCATGTCTACATATTGGGAATCAGACATGTGTGTGTAGCCCACGAAAAGAAATTGTGAAAAGCGGGAGGACACAAAACCGGCCCCATCCCTGAGCCAGGGTGGGCAGGAGACAGAGGGGCCGGGAATGGAGGGGTCAGAGAGAGATGTCCAGCAGCTTTCCCCTGCCCAAGCCATTCTGCCCCTTGGCCGAGCCCAAGCAGACCCATGGGTTGAGCCTCTTTCCCCTGGCCCGGCAGGCCAGCcagtccgggggtgggggagcagatagggggcgagagggagagacCCACTAGGTGCCCAGGGTGAGATGCCGTCCGgggtgggaaggagcaggggatgcTGACCTCGACGGCAGTCCTGAGGGCCCACATGGCCCATCCCGGGGTAGGCGAGAGAACGGGCGGGGGGCCAGGATGCCcctcaaatgaaatgaaaagcccCTGCGGCAGCTgggtgggagaaggtggggggcgaggggtggggagggggggatgaggtGTGGGTGTGTATCGTGGGGGGGGAGGTCCGGGCCTGCAGCCCCCTCAGATTCCCCCTGCAGCTCCCTCTCCTCCGTCCCCGCACCGGCCTGCCGAGCTGGGGCCGGCCCTAATTGGTATTTTAATCCAACGAGTCCTAAGCGGGGCTGCAGAAACACATCTTGCAACTCCGGGGCTGCCTCTCTGGTAAGATGGCGCCCCTGTAAGACCTGCCTCTTCTTAGTGATGAGGAAAAAGCCATAAATCCGTTGTTGTTTATGAAAATTTACAACTTTGCAATACAACTTTATGAGTTGTTCGGGTTTTCCATTGGCCGCTGTCGGTCATGTGGATGGTAACCGTGAACATGAACTTTTTTATAATTTCCCTTGCGAGAATAGAGCTGCATTCTTTTGCTCGGCTCCGTCCTGCTTCGGATCTCTGCTCTGAATCCCCCCATCGCGTTTGTTCTGGGCAGCGGAGCTCGGCATGGAGGCCGGAGCGAGCCGCCGGCTGcaaggccgggccggggcggctcGGTCGGGCCGAAGGCGGAAGGTGGGGCACAGTGGATTCAAAGCGCTGGAGTGGCAGATTTTCAGCTCGCAACCTGGCTAATTTCCTGCTTCTTCTGGCACCAAAAGGAAGGCGATTCGTCTCCCGGGCAGCCAAAGCGGCAGCTGTCAAAGTCGCCGGGACTCCTGGAAGCCAGAATCTAAAGGTGAGAAAACGTACAACACGAGCCGAGGTCAAGCAGCCTGCCGGGGAGACTCGGGCCAGGAGCTGGACCAGAGCCCGGGGCACCCAGGATCTGGGATGGCATCTCCCGGGCAGAGACAGGGCACAAGGCGCTGGCCACAGGCGGGCGAGCGCGGGCAGCTTTGCCCTGATTGCGGGCACCCACCGCCCCCGGGAGGTGCCCGCGCCTGTCACCGAGCCAGCCGCCTGCAATTTGAAGGAGGACCCAACCGATTCACCCCGATTCGATTTTAGGGGTTTGGGTTCGGTGTCGTTCCGTTTAATTCAGACTCCTGACAGCAATTGAAAGAGACCATTCCCAGCACAGAGGGGGGGGAAGCAAGAAGAAACCGTTAGGCGTTTTATTGGGTTCCGAGCCGCAAGTTAATTttcaagttaaatgattttcaagGGTCGCGTAGGATGGAAAAGCAGACTTACGCATTCAATACAGTGCCCCTTCCGCACACCGGCTTCTCGTTTCGCACAGTTTTCCAGGAGACAGATGTCTGTAATAGTAAAATAAAAGAAATAGGTGTGTTGGTGAATGGATTTGGATCTGGTTGGCTTTATTGATGGCTTTGATTTGGTTTTAATTAGGGATGTAAGGAGGTGTGGGTCCGTCGAAACTGTCCCCAGCTGCGGCTGGCTATTTTCGGAGGCGGGCAGCAGTTGACATTTTCGTCATCCCCTACTGTTTACGGTGTCGGGCTGGTTTGTACCTCGTTCTTGATTTCATACGTAAGATAAGTTCTGGCAGATCGCGCCGAGAAGATGTGTAGCTGTTAAAGGAGAGAAAACActcacgggagggagggagggagcgagggagggatcGAAGGACAGATTAGGGCTGGTTGATGAGAAAAGGAAATTAGAGGCGGGCATGGATGGAGCGGGGATCGGTGTGTTTTCGTAACGTCTTGGCATCATAACGTGCGTTTCAGAGATTCTGGACTCTTTCCTGTTTCTGAGCTTGAGAGGGGGAAACGCTGCCCCAGCGGGAAGGTTGCGGGGATTTTGCTCCTATAATATCTTGATATTCATTATAGTAATTAAGAATGAGCTGCGAGTGCTTTAAGCGTTAACACCGGTGTTGTTTGTGTTCTCCCGGCTGATAAAGAATTACATTTGCATTGCATTGCAGTGTCTGCTTGACTGCAACCGCAGTGAGTGTGGGATTATTTATTGCGGCGCCGCTCCGGGCTCACTGCTGCCACGGTGTGGCCGAGCGCGGTAGCAAAAGTCGGACCGACAGGCAACATCAGCCAAACCAGGACGAAgctgagctgtgtgtgtgtgtgtgtgtgtgtgtgtatacgtgtgtgtatgtatgtgtatgtgtgcgtgtgtgctgtccccttggataaatcactatttgggggtggggagaggggagtggggtcgtgggggggggggggcgggtggatggTCTACCAAAGAGCTTTAGCAAACCAGGCCACTTCtggtctcccacccctccccaacaattttctttttttaggggggagatggagggaagggtCACAAGGGCAGAGGTGTCTCCCACCTTAACAAACCGCTTGGGAAGGCTGAGAGTACTGGTTGACGACAGTTGCCAAAGCCCACATTTAGGGGTTCCTCATCCGAGTTGAAGGTAAACAATggttgggaggtggagaggggggagaataCTGCTTGAAACGGAAACGGCGAGTGGCTGGCGAGCAGCGGGTCTGACCTGAGAAGGACTGGTGACTGGATGGAGACAGGATGGGGAAACAGGGGTTTCCTCCAGCGGAGGCGTGGAATCGGCCCCCTGCACCTGTGCCATTCACGGGTTCTGACTTATGGATCCAACTGGCCGGTAGCGGATTATTTGGCCTGtttgcggggagagagagagccgtgccctgccctgccctgcggcGGAGCCCGGATCTGGACGCGGGCCCCCTAGGAGAGCAGTTCAAAGGTGAGTGTGTCGCTTTTCTGTGTTGCTTTGGGAGATGGGTTATGAACTAAGGTGGCGCCTGGCCATCTAAAGGAACCGCCTCTTGTGCCTCCTATATACTGTGCCAACGTCTGGTTGTTATGGTCGCCGCAGtttctttatttcctttttttaaaaaaatttctctaTAACATCTAAAGCTGGATTGGGCATAAAACTTGGTTGGCTGCCAATGTAACACGCTGCAGCCACGGAGAGCACGTcgggtttcaattttattttttttccggTTTAGTCACTACGGAAACGAGGACGTAATGCTTTCCCTCTTACGCTCAGAAATCAGATTTCCATATTGTCTAGGACGATCAGAT contains:
- the LOC114813829 gene encoding uncharacterized protein LOC114813829 produces the protein MGELPGLQPLSLAKFPPFPFSFFPFQLFSNWNWNPKTSVSWKTVRNEKPVCGRGTVLNAFWLPGVPATLTAAALAARETNRLPFGARRSRKLARLRAENLPLQRFESTVPHLPPSARPSRPGPALQPAARSGLHAELRCPEQTRWGDSEQRSEAGRSRAKECSSILAREIIKKFMFTVTIHMTDSGQWKTRTTHKVVLQSCKFS